CGACAACAAGTTAGCGGGAGAATGCGAGAATCGGAGAGAATTtcgaatggcaaaaaaaaattactggTAATGGCATACGGGAGAGTTTTCAGCACTAACACCTGACCATGTctgtgcatatgtatatatacatatatatatatataaatatgcaCCTCTTAACCGGTTCTCGCTTATGTTACTTACTTGGTTAATCAATGTCTAAAGCCATATTATAACCGTTTAGTAATTCAAATAGTCAACTTGTCTGGGTTTTTACTTTTAAActagttttattattattatttttacatttcgtttaaaaagaaaaaaaaaattaaagtctATTATCATTGGAACCTAAACAAAAAGTATTCATTGCTTGCCATTCCAATTCTCCTCGGTCATGCCCAATTCGTTGCCACATTTATCTATATATCCATAGCCACATTTATAATAATGTTTCCAATTTTTGATTTCATCGATAACTTTTTTACCAGGACTATTTGTGGATTTCACctgaaatttaataaaaattaataataattacaattttctataaataagtgttgattttgtttttttttttaaattaatgtgATGTATGTATAAGCTCTGAAGCAATGTAAATATTATATCTTTACTATCTTTTAACAATATACTTATTAGAGAATATcttaataattttcttttttgattctGAAGGCAAAATTGTTTGTGTCTTATTAGTTcttctttttaaaatattttctaaatttttagGTTTTGTTATACAAATTGTTATGAATTACAAATTGTTATGAGTTACTAGGCAAATCTTcattaatattttcaaaatcataaaaaaaaatagttggCATTTCGATAATCATGTCATTTGCTAAACTTTAATACATTTTGTGAAATTATATGATCACATGATTTAGAAATGTTGCCAAAGATCCATGTATCAATTATACTCTATCTTTTATTTGGTTGTGTCTCATTATCTTGCACTTCGTAGAAAAAGACATAAATAATGAGAGCAGCTTAATTTTGATAGAGAGCTAACTAAAGTTAGATTCGATcgttattaatatttattattcacaaaatatattaatttccatcgctttctctctctctctccttagATTTAGTTGTAAACCAAacttttttataaaaatttaattacaaattaattaagttaaccattaattattaagtttttaattatttattggtTGATAATTTCTTCTATTAATCTATTAACATCAGTGTATTTTTTGTAGTGATATCTAGCCTCTGAGTCTGAAGAGAGTTCTAAAATGTACTTCTTTTCAAAACCATAATGATATACTTACTTATAATACTCGTAGTCCTAAAACATAATTTATATGCTTATATATGatggcaaaatatttgtatttttttgatGACTTTTTAACAAGATTGTATTTTCTAAAGACTTTTTTGAGAGTAGATTCTGCTTACTCTTGTTAGATATTTCCGATTATAATTACAATAACTCATTTTAAATTCGACATACAAAGGTTAAGAAATTTCATGAAAAAATTAGAGAAAATTCATTTGTCCTTTTAAAGATCAGGctaaaaaatcaataagatACCAAAGAAGGTATACACAAAGGGTAATCATACACTGCCTCTGTTGTTTCTAAAAGTGTAAGCTATAAAGTAATCGATTACAAAACTGTTTTCTATTGGAAAAAAAGCTAGTATGGGAGAGTAAGTTACAATGTGATCACTTAAAAACTCAAAGTAGAGCACTGTATGAATATATTCAAAAGCCCAACTAAGTCATTGGGTTTTTGAAAGGTCTGAAAACTCACTTTACTCGTCTGATCGAGTAACGAATAGAGTTACATCATGAGTTTGTAAGTTGTAATTCAATGGCTTCTCACAACTGAAAGAACATTAGACTCTAAAACTCGAATAGTGCTGGACATTTACtgataaaaaaatgtttaaagtataaaatagaaaatttatctTTCTGTTAAACTTCTTTGAGTACTTGAATTACTTGGCAAGAAAAATCCTATTTCCGAATACGAGTTAGAGTTTAACTTGGTTTCGTTTAACTGTGAGTTGAACTCTATTCTATTCGTTTTCGTTTGACTAACAAATACCATTAGCTACATTATGTTTAGAAGGACTCGTTTCCTTCATTCACAGCATAGTTTTTAAGCGTCAACTGTATATATAGTAATCACAGAAATGACCCACAAACATTTcaaattgtatattttcatGGGCTGGATGACCGACAGTTATATGGGATCCACTTAAAGATGGGATAGTGCAATATCGAAACGTGACTCATAACTAAAACTGGAACCCAAATGACATTGCCGTCAACACTTCTGAAATCGAGCTGATTAAAGACTTACTATATTATCACCAATGCCTTACAATTTTAATGATAGGACGGCTATATTTTCATTAGTTTTTACAAAACTGATCAAAAAGCAGGGAGACTTTCTTTACTGTTTACAATGCTGTCACACGGTGAAGAAGCGAAAGTATCATCGGCACGCAAAACTGACGCAGATCattgattattttatttaattcaaaaacGGAGTGCTTGGCGGTTTCCGTCTGGGGAAGTTTAATAAATATGGAACATTACTTTATATAGCTGCGCTGGAAACTTGAGTCATAGGAAGTCCAAATATTTGGTTTCCCCATTATTAAACATGTTTGAGGTTTGTAACAAGAAATTAAGGTGTTTCCGATAAGGCAAAGAACTCAATTTGATATCAGCTACTAAATAGATTGTAGTTCATGGCTAAACAAAATGATAACTTTTTATCATATATCCATTATGTTATTAAATAGTGTTATCTAATATGAAGAATAAGCAGAAAAGgttgatattttttaaattttcaactcACCTGCCTTTGAGCAATAATCTTATAGTCCGCAGCAAGATATTTCTCTTGTTCCCCATAGTCTAAGATCAGTTTTAATCGCTTTAATTGCTCAATGGTGGGGTCCAAATTCTCATAGTCACCCATTAGGGTTATGCATATTGAATGATTGGCATAGGAATTGACCATATCCCAGCCGCGACCCACGAAGATGTTGCCGTCCATGGAGACCTGTTTCATTTGAATGACCCAGAAATTGGTGTTGGGCAAATCGTGttttgtaaattaaaatgacTTACGTAAAAATTGCAAGTTATATCGCTATTCAGACTTATTGCTGCTTCTAGCATGTTTCGCATTTCAATTGAACACTGCTGAAAACTGTCACATGGAGCCAATTGGTCATCGAGGTGAGTGATTAGTACATAGGGTATGGGTTTGTCGAGACGTTTTCGCAGACCTCGATTGCCTTTTGGGCCATTTTCCCACTGATGACGTTCCACAATTAGATGCTCTGTATGGCTTTCATATTGTTCAAGTGCTCTAGCTATGGACTTATTTAATTCCGCATAGGTAATAATCATGCCGGCAATAAGGACCAGGCAAACTAATGTGACAACTACAAGAAAATTGCGTGTAAAACATGATGATGGATTTGCATTCACTGACTGTCGATTGATGTTGATTCCTATATGAAATAATACGAGAAATTTGTATTATGTTGTATCTGGTTTAGGCTTATAAGTTTCACTATACTTGATGAATCTCTCGATGGTGGCAGTATGGACGGTTCTGGTGTGGCACGTCTTCTACGCGCAATACGTTCTGAATGCACTTTCAATAGCAATTTCATGAccccaaaacaacaacaataaaaagaaaacagccAAAAAGTTGATGAAAGAGAGTGAGATCGGAAGAACTTTCTCTTACAGTAGGCAAAATGGAAATGAGCGTCTTATCAAAACTTATTTATTTGccataaatatacatatatatatatatacacacactcactcgaAGAGACTCATACATtcacacacatataaacacTGAGGTCTAGTTAttgttaattataataaacaaaattacgatctggatatatataaattgtttaatgtTCCAAGTGACTAATTTGTTGTATTCTGAATCATAGAAATATGATCGTATAAGATACAGAGAGCGAGCGTGTAAGCGAGATAGACAGAGAATGGGGGCAAATGGTGGCAAATTATGGGCACGAGGGTTGCCCAAGTGGCACTCAAATTGACCGATAATTATCTGGGCAAAAAAAGAGACTATAATGTAAGGAGAAGCCACTGCCCCACCTGAACTCGTCACTGAAACTGAAACAACTGAAAACGTTGCCGAAGTAACGCCAAGTGGTCGTCGGCGATGGCAAAAACAGCCGGTGGCTCTCTCCCTCGCGTCCCAGCTTACCCTGGGTTGacatgtttttgttgtgggggaaaacaaaaaaaaatacttacaCACACAATGAGGGCATACCGCTGTGGCGGCGGCAAGAAGTGAGGAAGTAGTCTTTGACTGTGTTGGCTGCGTCAtcatttatgtttttgtttttgttttcttgccGGGCTTTATTTGCGATATCACAATTTTGCGCTCTCTTTCCTTTATTCTCTTCTCTTCCTTTAGTCTCTTATGAAGGTCTGCTTTTGTTTAAAACTCATACTGGCATACGTGACGTATGCGCAATGTGTTACGTTGTGCATTCACAATGCGATCGAAACCCAGACACATACATAATGCCATGCAATCCCACAgagtgtatatatgtatgtgtgtgtgtttgattGAAGTGCTTTTATGTCTTATCAAATAATCTATGTTCTACACCATTTATGATTTTTCACTAATACACTTCTATATACCTACctttatttacaattaatattcatatatgtatgtatgtaaattatttaaatataaaataagttAATAATATGCGCCTTACCTGAAGCTGATAGCATGGCTTCTAATCGCCCATATAATTTATGGTAACTGGTCTCCGATATAGGGTCAAAGGTCCAATGATCTTATTCATATGGAAATTCATGACGGAAAGAGATGGAACCGTTTTGTTTGGACTCGAAAAAACTTGTCCCGATTGGGTTTAAATGCTATGTCTTTCTAccaataatttatataatctaaTCTCTTAAATATGATATACGATTTCatatatttgaaaaactttCGAAATCTCTGCGGTTTCTTGTAAGAATTATTAGAAATCGCATAAACATTTTCTTCTCTTTGAAAATATCATAAACATTATTAGTAAAAGGAACATTTCAATTAATGTTATAAGTAAAAggaatatttcaattaaaacttGGTTATTTCTACGGCTATTTTAAGTACTATAATAAGTAAAagaatatttcatttaaaatttccaTAAAACCACTcaaattgttataaaaaaCTGGTTAAATCGCTTATAATTCGGCTTGGTCCCTTTGGCTCATTCAAAAATCTCTTTGAATTATGTTTAAGTAATTACGTTTAGGTAATCTATATTTCCACATCTCTTGAAAAATCGTttggaaaaaaatcaaatgcacaaaaattactttatatggtcggagatgcttcattctatgcgttgcacacttctcaCTAAAACtcatatacccttttt
The sequence above is a segment of the Drosophila willistoni isolate 14030-0811.24 chromosome XR unlocalized genomic scaffold, UCI_dwil_1.1 Seg143, whole genome shotgun sequence genome. Coding sequences within it:
- the LOC6646428 gene encoding peptidoglycan-recognition protein LA isoform X2 — its product is MHSERIARRRRATPEPSILPPSRDSSRININRQSVNANPSSCFTRNFLVVVTLVCLVLIAGMIITYAELNKSIARALEQYESHTEHLIVERHQWENGPKGNRGLRKRLDKPIPYVLITHLDDQLAPCDSFQQCSIEMRNMLEAAISLNSDITCNFYVSMDGNIFVGRGWDMVNSYANHSICITLMGDYENLDPTIEQLKRLKLILDYGEQEKYLAADYKIIAQRQVKSTNSPGKKVIDEIKNWKHYYKCGYGYIDKCGNELGMTEENWNGKQ
- the LOC6646428 gene encoding peptidoglycan-recognition protein LA isoform X1: MKLLLKVHSERIARRRRATPEPSILPPSRDSSRININRQSVNANPSSCFTRNFLVVVTLVCLVLIAGMIITYAELNKSIARALEQYESHTEHLIVERHQWENGPKGNRGLRKRLDKPIPYVLITHLDDQLAPCDSFQQCSIEMRNMLEAAISLNSDITCNFYVSMDGNIFVGRGWDMVNSYANHSICITLMGDYENLDPTIEQLKRLKLILDYGEQEKYLAADYKIIAQRQVKSTNSPGKKVIDEIKNWKHYYKCGYGYIDKCGNELGMTEENWNGKQ